The following are from one region of the Staphylococcus argenteus genome:
- the sdrE gene encoding MSCRAMM family adhesin SdrE, with amino-acid sequence MINRDNKKAITKKGMISNRLNKFSIRKYTVGTASILVGTTLIFGLGNQEAKAAENTSTENAKQDEASTSADKEVMSNTENNSTTEKNTTDSIKEETNTDSQTEVKEEPKTSTTQQQQNNTTTSTETKPQTNENNNVKPSTDKTATEDTSVILEEKTAPNNKNNDVTTNQSTSETQPTQQTPQEPTNNETSQPQSTPSKVDNQVTDATNPKQTVNVSKEDLKNDPEKLKELVRSENNTDHSTKPVATAPTSVAPKRLNAKMRFAVAQPAAVASNNVNDLITVTKQTITEGIKDDGVIQAHDGEHIIYTSDFKIDNAVKAGDTMTVKYDKHTIPSDITDDFTPVDITDPSGEVIAKGTFDLNTKTITYKFTDYVDRYENVNAKLELNSYIDKKEVPNETNLNLTFATADKETSKNVKVEYQKPIVKDESNIQSIFSHLDTTKHEVEQTIYVNPLKLNAKNTNVTIKSGGVADNGDYYTGDGSTIIDSNTEIKVYKVASGQQLPQSNKIYDYSQYEDVTNSVTINKNYGANMANINFGDIDSAYIVKVVSKYTPGAEDDLAVQQGVRMTTTNKYNYSSYAGYTNTILSTTDSGGGDGTVKPEEKLYKIGDYVWEDVDKDGVQGTDSKEKPMANVLVTLTYPDGTTKSVRTDANGHYEFGGLKDGETYTVKFETPAGYLPTKENGTTDGEKDSNGSSVTVKINGKDDMSLDSGFYKEPKYNLGDYVWEDTNKDGIQDANEPGIKDVKVTLKDSTGKIIGTTTTDASGKYKFTDLDNGNYTVEFETPAGYTPTLKNTTAEDKDSNGLTTTGVIKDADNWTLDSGFYKTPKYSLGDYVWYDSNKDGKQDPTEKGIKDVTVTLQNEKGEVIGTTKTDENGKYRFDNLDSGKYKVIFEKPAGLTQTGTNTTEDDKDADGGEVDVTITDHDDFTLDNGYYEEDTSDSDSDSDSDSDSDSDSDSDSDSDSDSDSDSDSDSDSDSDSDSDSDSDSDSDSDSDSDSDSDSDSDSDSDSDSDSDSDSDSDSDSDSDSDSDSDSDSDSDSDSDSDSDSDSDSDSDSDSDSDSDSDSDSDSDSDSDSDSDSDSDSDSDSDSDSDSDSDSDSDSDSDSDSDSDSDSDSDSDNDSDSDAGKHTPAKPMSTVKDHHNKAKALPETGSEDNGTNNATLFGGLFAALGSLLLFGRRKKQDK; translated from the coding sequence ATGATTAACAGGGATAACAAGAAGGCAATAACAAAAAAGGGTATGATTTCAAATCGCTTAAACAAATTTTCGATTAGAAAGTATACTGTAGGAACGGCATCGATTTTAGTAGGTACGACATTGATTTTTGGTCTAGGGAACCAAGAAGCTAAAGCTGCTGAAAATACTAGTACAGAAAATGCAAAGCAAGACGAAGCATCAACTAGTGCTGATAAGGAAGTAATGTCAAATACCGAAAATAATTCGACAACAGAAAAAAATACAACGGATTCAATTAAGGAAGAAACAAATACTGATTCACAAACTGAAGTTAAAGAAGAACCAAAAACATCTACTACACAACAACAGCAAAATAATACTACAACTTCAACTGAAACTAAGCCTCAAACTAATGAAAATAATAATGTAAAACCTTCAACTGATAAAACTGCAACAGAAGATACATCTGTTATTTTAGAAGAGAAGACAGCACCAAATAATAAAAATAACGATGTAACTACAAATCAATCTACAAGTGAAACTCAACCAACACAACAAACACCACAAGAACCTACAAATAATGAAACTTCACAACCACAATCAACACCTTCAAAAGTAGACAATCAAGTTACAGATGCAACTAATCCAAAACAAACGGTAAATGTATCAAAAGAAGATCTTAAAAATGATCCTGAAAAATTAAAAGAATTAGTTAGAAGTGAAAATAACACTGATCATTCAACTAAACCAGTTGCTACAGCACCAACAAGTGTTGCGCCGAAACGATTAAATGCGAAAATGCGTTTTGCAGTTGCACAACCAGCAGCAGTTGCTTCGAATAATGTAAACGATTTAATTACAGTGACAAAGCAAACGATTACTGAAGGTATTAAAGATGATGGTGTTATTCAAGCGCATGACGGTGAACATATTATTTATACATCTGATTTTAAAATTGATAATGCTGTAAAAGCTGGGGATACAATGACAGTTAAGTATGATAAGCATACAATTCCTTCAGATATCACGGATGATTTCACACCAGTCGATATTACAGATCCATCAGGTGAAGTGATTGCAAAGGGAACATTTGATTTAAATACGAAAACAATTACTTACAAATTTACTGATTATGTTGATAGATATGAGAATGTCAATGCAAAATTAGAACTAAACTCATATATTGATAAGAAAGAAGTCCCAAATGAAACAAATTTGAATTTAACATTTGCTACAGCAGATAAAGAGACTAGTAAAAATGTTAAAGTTGAATATCAAAAGCCTATTGTAAAAGATGAGTCAAATATTCAATCTATATTTAGCCATTTAGATACTACTAAGCATGAGGTAGAACAGACTATTTATGTGAATCCATTAAAATTAAATGCTAAAAACACAAATGTTACTATAAAAAGTGGTGGTGTAGCAGATAATGGTGATTATTATACTGGAGACGGTAGTACTATAATTGATAGTAATACGGAAATTAAAGTCTATAAAGTTGCATCGGGTCAACAATTACCTCAAAGTAATAAAATTTATGATTATAGTCAATATGAAGATGTTACCAATTCAGTAACTATTAATAAAAATTATGGTGCTAACATGGCCAATATTAATTTTGGTGACATTGATTCTGCATATATAGTTAAAGTTGTTAGTAAATATACACCGGGTGCTGAGGATGACTTAGCAGTTCAACAAGGTGTAAGAATGACTACAACAAACAAATATAATTATTCATCATATGCTGGTTACACTAATACTATTTTATCAACTACTGACTCTGGCGGTGGTGACGGTACTGTTAAACCTGAAGAAAAATTATATAAAATTGGTGACTACGTATGGGAAGATGTTGATAAAGACGGTGTCCAAGGTACAGATTCTAAAGAAAAACCAATGGCAAACGTTTTAGTTACATTAACTTACCCAGACGGTACAACAAAATCAGTTAGAACTGATGCTAATGGTCATTATGAATTCGGTGGTTTGAAAGATGGAGAAACATACACAGTTAAATTTGAAACACCAGCTGGATATCTTCCAACAAAAGAAAATGGAACTACTGATGGCGAAAAAGACTCAAATGGTAGCTCTGTTACAGTTAAAATTAATGGTAAAGATGATATGTCTTTAGACAGTGGTTTCTATAAAGAACCTAAATATAATCTTGGTGACTACGTATGGGAAGATACAAATAAAGATGGTATCCAAGATGCTAATGAACCTGGTATCAAAGATGTTAAAGTTACATTAAAAGATAGTACTGGAAAAATAATTGGTACTACAACTACAGACGCATCAGGCAAATATAAATTTACTGATTTAGATAATGGCAATTATACTGTTGAATTCGAAACACCAGCAGGTTATACACCAACGCTTAAAAATACAACTGCTGAAGATAAAGATTCTAATGGACTAACAACAACTGGTGTCATTAAAGATGCTGATAATTGGACATTAGATAGTGGTTTCTACAAAACACCGAAATATAGTTTAGGTGATTACGTTTGGTACGACAGTAATAAAGATGGCAAACAAGATCCAACTGAAAAAGGTATTAAAGATGTGACAGTTACATTGCAAAATGAAAAAGGCGAAGTAATTGGTACTACAAAAACTGATGAAAATGGTAAATATCGCTTTGATAATTTAGACAGCGGTAAATACAAAGTTATCTTTGAAAAACCTGCTGGCTTAACACAAACAGGTACAAATACAACTGAAGATGATAAAGATGCCGATGGTGGAGAAGTTGACGTAACAATTACGGATCATGATGATTTCACACTTGATAACGGCTACTACGAAGAAGACACATCTGACAGCGATTCAGATAGCGACTCAGATTCAGACAGCGACTCAGACTCAGACAGTGATTCAGATTCAGATAGCGACTCAGATTCAGACAGCGATTCAGATTCAGACAGCGATTCAGATTCAGATAGCGATTCAGATTCAGATAGCGATTCAGATTCAGACAGCGATTCAGATTCAGATAGCGACTCAGACTCAGATAGCGATTCAGACTCAGACAGCGACTCAGACTCAGATAGTGACTCAGATTCAGACAGCGACTCAGACTCAGATAGCGATTCAGATTCAGACAGCGACTCAGATTCAGATAGCGACTCAGACTCAGATAGTGACTCAGATTCAGACAGCGACTCAGACTCAGATAGCGATTCAGATTCAGACAGCGACTCAGACTCAGATAGCGATTCAGATTCAGACAGCGACTCAGACTCAGATAGCGATTCAGATTCAGATAGTGACTCAGATTCAGATAGCGACTCAGATTCAGACAGTGACTCAGACTCAGACAGCGACTCAGACTCAGATAGTGATTCAGATTCAGACAACGACTCAGACTCAGATGCAGGTAAACATACACCGGCTAAACCAATGAGTACGGTTAAAGATCATCACAACAAAGCAAAAGCATTACCAGAAACAGGTAGTGAAGACAATGGTACAAATAACGCTACATTATTCGGTGGATTATTTGCGGCATTAGGATCATTATTACTATTCGGTCGTCGTAAAAAACAAGATAAATAA
- the sdgA gene encoding serine-aspartate repeat adhesin O-glycosyltransferase SdgA gives MNYILGTILESKITGVEKAQINRLKLFKQQEIPSKCVYIKWNPYLYTYAKQHRIENDVFTMYDYFQKTINYKKTKQVNWLQYWEKACNYTLKFVENSNDVRIYDEEQFIMYAHFLDKQYRDLNYVNYFDHQRRKVKRELFDGRGFLSCSRILGEGQRIVLENYFTTDGTIVIQKYFDDVKGKNTLTKVVVNEGQHQQYFDSEEELVHYFLNQLCKNNDQLILDRPHELGNVMTELRKEIPVIVVLHSTHLTGNEIKSFYKPVFNHLKRYKAIVVSTDKQRRDIAAYIENEIPVVNIPVGHVENLPNNIDFNNKEKGHIISVARLVENKQIKHQIEVIKRLVEKYPDIQLNIYGHGNGLAEYQQLVEKYQLVRHVKFHGFKTQVSEAIAKAQLMLSTSKMEGFGLAILESLSLGTPVISYDVDYGPAELIQDGFNGYLVSEGDIDKMVEKVDQLLNDSQKIEQFSMNSIQSAQQFNTTTVGTKWQNILS, from the coding sequence ATGAATTACATTTTAGGAACAATTTTAGAAAGTAAAATTACTGGTGTAGAAAAAGCGCAAATTAATAGACTAAAGTTGTTTAAACAGCAAGAAATCCCTTCAAAATGTGTATATATTAAATGGAATCCTTATTTGTATACATATGCGAAGCAACATCGAATAGAAAACGATGTATTTACAATGTATGATTATTTTCAAAAGACAATTAATTACAAAAAGACAAAACAAGTGAATTGGTTACAATATTGGGAAAAGGCATGCAATTATACATTGAAATTTGTGGAGAATTCAAATGACGTTAGAATATATGACGAAGAACAATTTATCATGTACGCACATTTTTTAGACAAGCAATATCGAGACTTAAACTATGTGAATTATTTTGATCATCAAAGAAGAAAGGTTAAACGAGAATTATTTGATGGTAGGGGATTTCTTAGTTGCTCTAGAATTTTAGGAGAAGGGCAACGTATTGTTCTGGAAAACTATTTTACTACAGACGGTACAATTGTAATTCAAAAGTATTTTGATGACGTTAAAGGTAAAAATACTCTGACAAAGGTTGTCGTAAATGAAGGACAGCATCAGCAATATTTTGATAGTGAAGAAGAATTAGTCCACTATTTTCTAAATCAATTATGTAAAAATAATGATCAATTAATATTAGATAGACCACACGAATTAGGAAATGTAATGACAGAACTTCGCAAAGAAATTCCGGTTATCGTAGTTCTTCATAGTACGCATTTAACTGGGAATGAGATAAAAAGTTTTTACAAACCAGTATTCAATCATTTAAAACGTTATAAAGCTATTGTTGTCTCTACAGATAAACAACGTCGAGATATCGCTGCGTATATTGAAAATGAAATCCCAGTAGTCAATATTCCGGTTGGTCATGTAGAAAATCTACCAAACAACATCGACTTTAATAATAAAGAAAAAGGGCATATCATATCAGTTGCGCGTTTAGTAGAAAATAAGCAAATCAAACACCAAATTGAAGTAATTAAACGTTTAGTTGAAAAATATCCTGATATTCAATTAAATATATATGGACATGGAAATGGTTTAGCAGAATATCAACAACTTGTAGAAAAGTATCAATTAGTAAGGCATGTTAAGTTTCATGGATTTAAGACACAAGTTAGTGAAGCAATTGCTAAAGCACAACTTATGTTGTCTACAAGTAAAATGGAAGGTTTTGGATTAGCAATTTTAGAATCTCTGTCACTAGGCACACCAGTAATAAGTTATGATGTTGATTATGGCCCAGCTGAACTTATTCAAGATGGTTTCAACGGTTATCTAGTCTCTGAAGGTGATATTGATAAAATGGTTGAAAAGGTAGACCAATTGTTGAATGACAGTCAAAAGATAGAACAATTTTCAATGAATAGTATTCAATCAGCTCAGCAGTTTAACACGACAACTGTTGGTACGAAATGGCAAAATATTTTAAGTTAA
- the sdgB gene encoding serine-aspartate repeat adhesin O-glycosyltransferase SdgB, whose amino-acid sequence MNYFVGNSLGANLTGIEKAIINRLKLFKEMGRPAQCVFLSWNRFLYRNAQNYLSDGDYINMYDYFQEALYVDRNEPFDWLSYWTDECHYILKPVENSNDFRIYDQDRFLMYAHFQDPKHRILDYVNHFDRQRRKVKRDFYDVRGFLSCSRILVGKQQTLCEFFYNPDGNTKIEKYYTYINDKPEVQKIIVYYANKSYFFNSDTDLGAFFITNIYREGDLFFSDRNVYTAPIFNLTPDTIPVVAVLHSTHIKNIDELDSSPFKNVYKAMFENLSRYRAIVVSTEQQKIDVSKRIHNEIPVVNIPVGYSEPIDTPIQNLDHRKIKLISVARYSPEKQLHQQIELIKRLVPLVPNVELHMYGFGSESKKLNELIQKYGLENHVYLRGFLSQLDQEYSDAYLSLITSNMEGFSLALLESLSHGVPVISYDIKYGPSELISSDINGYLIPKNDEDALFEKVKYVIEHPEEQQRLSVGSLTKAQQYSKASLINQWDQFIRLI is encoded by the coding sequence ATGAATTATTTTGTAGGTAACAGTTTAGGTGCAAATTTAACCGGCATTGAAAAAGCAATTATTAATCGATTGAAATTATTTAAAGAAATGGGACGACCAGCGCAGTGTGTATTTCTGTCATGGAATAGATTTTTATATAGAAATGCTCAAAATTATTTATCGGATGGCGATTACATCAATATGTATGATTACTTTCAAGAAGCTTTATATGTAGACCGTAATGAACCTTTTGATTGGTTATCCTATTGGACTGATGAATGCCATTATATTTTAAAACCCGTTGAGAATAGTAATGATTTTAGAATATATGATCAAGATCGTTTTTTAATGTATGCACATTTTCAAGATCCAAAACATCGGATATTAGATTATGTGAATCATTTTGATCGACAAAGACGAAAAGTGAAACGTGACTTTTACGACGTACGTGGCTTTTTAAGTTGTAGTCGAATTCTTGTCGGTAAACAACAAACACTTTGTGAGTTTTTCTATAATCCAGATGGAAATACAAAAATTGAAAAATATTACACGTATATTAATGACAAACCGGAAGTACAAAAAATCATTGTTTACTATGCAAATAAATCATACTTCTTTAATAGTGATACCGATTTAGGCGCGTTTTTTATAACAAACATCTATCGTGAAGGTGATTTATTCTTCAGTGATCGCAATGTTTATACTGCACCTATTTTTAATTTAACACCTGACACAATTCCTGTAGTTGCAGTGTTGCACAGTACTCATATTAAAAATATTGATGAATTAGATTCTTCACCTTTTAAAAATGTATATAAAGCAATGTTCGAAAATTTATCTCGATATCGTGCAATTGTTGTTTCTACAGAACAGCAAAAAATCGATGTTTCAAAACGTATTCATAATGAAATTCCAGTTGTTAATATACCAGTCGGATACAGTGAACCTATAGATACGCCAATTCAAAATTTAGATCATCGAAAAATAAAATTAATTTCCGTTGCTCGTTATTCACCTGAAAAACAATTACATCAACAAATTGAATTAATAAAACGCCTAGTGCCATTAGTTCCAAATGTTGAACTACATATGTATGGATTTGGTTCTGAAAGTAAAAAACTAAATGAGTTAATTCAGAAATATGGATTGGAGAATCATGTCTATTTGCGCGGATTCTTAAGTCAATTAGATCAAGAATATAGCGATGCTTATTTAAGTTTAATCACTAGTAATATGGAAGGATTTTCTTTAGCCTTACTCGAATCATTGTCCCATGGTGTTCCTGTAATTAGTTACGATATTAAATATGGTCCTAGTGAATTAATTTCGTCTGATATTAACGGTTATTTAATTCCTAAAAATGATGAAGATGCGCTTTTTGAAAAAGTAAAATATGTAATTGAACATCCAGAAGAGCAGCAACGCCTTTCTGTTGGCAGCTTAACTAAGGCACAACAATATAGTAAAGCATCATTGATTAATCAATGGGATCAATTTATTCGACTTATTTAA
- the folE2 gene encoding GTP cyclohydrolase FolE2 — MTEFDLSTREGRWKHFGSVDPIEGTKPTTKNEMTDLQSTHKDFLFEIEEVGIKNLVYPVLVDQYQTAGTFSFSTSLTKDEKGINMSRIIESVEKHYDNGIELEFNTLYQVLRTLQTNMKQNAAGVDVSGKWFFDRYSPTTNIKAVGNADVTYGLAIDGDQVTRKELTIEATVTTLCPCSKEISEYSAHNQRGVVTVKTYINKDQDIVDDYKNKILDAMEANASSILYPILKRPDEKRVTERAYENPRFVEDLIRLIAADLVEFDWLEGFDIECRNEESIHQHDAFAKLKYRK, encoded by the coding sequence ATGACTGAATTTGATTTATCGACACGAGAAGGTCGTTGGAAACACTTTGGTTCAGTAGACCCTATCGAAGGTACGAAACCTACTACTAAAAATGAAATGACTGATTTACAAAGCACGCATAAAGATTTCTTATTTGAAATTGAAGAAGTTGGTATAAAAAACTTAGTATACCCTGTACTTGTTGACCAGTATCAAACAGCTGGTACATTTAGTTTTTCAACTAGCCTAACTAAAGATGAAAAAGGTATTAACATGAGTCGTATTATCGAAAGTGTTGAAAAGCATTATGATAATGGTATTGAACTCGAATTTAATACGTTATACCAAGTCTTACGAACTTTACAAACAAATATGAAACAAAATGCTGCTGGTGTTGACGTTTCTGGAAAATGGTTCTTTGATCGATATAGTCCAACAACAAATATTAAAGCGGTTGGAAATGCTGATGTCACTTATGGATTAGCTATTGATGGTGACCAAGTGACACGTAAAGAACTTACAATTGAGGCTACAGTTACAACACTATGCCCTTGTTCAAAAGAAATCAGCGAATATTCAGCACACAACCAACGTGGTGTTGTTACTGTTAAAACATATATTAATAAAGACCAAGACATTGTTGATGATTATAAAAACAAAATTTTAGATGCTATGGAAGCAAATGCAAGCTCAATTCTATATCCTATTTTAAAACGTCCTGATGAAAAACGTGTCACAGAGCGTGCATACGAAAATCCTCGTTTTGTTGAAGATTTAATTCGATTAATCGCGGCTGACTTAGTTGAATTTGATTGGCTAGAAGGTTTCGATATTGAATGTCGCAATGAAGAGTCAATCCATCAACATGATGCGTTTGCCAAATTAAAATACCGTAAATAA
- the bshB2 gene encoding bacillithiol biosynthesis deacetylase BshB2, whose translation MTDERHVLVIFPHPDDETFSSAGTLASYVQRGVPVTYACLTLGQMGRNLGNPPFATRESLPSIRERELEEACKVIGITDLRKMGLRDKTVEFEPYEHIDSMIKSLIDETNPSLIISFYPGYAVHPDHEATADAVIRTVERMPEEERPRLTLVAFSNDATDALGEPDIQNDITDFKDLKIKAFEAHASQTGPFLKQLASPEIDGKQHSFLTVEPYWTYHFKS comes from the coding sequence ATGACTGATGAAAGACATGTATTAGTAATATTTCCACATCCTGATGATGAAACCTTCTCATCTGCAGGGACACTAGCAAGTTATGTCCAAAGAGGCGTACCAGTAACATATGCATGTTTAACTTTAGGTCAAATGGGACGAAACTTAGGTAATCCACCATTTGCAACTCGTGAATCATTACCAAGCATTCGCGAACGTGAACTTGAAGAAGCATGTAAAGTTATTGGCATTACTGATTTAAGAAAAATGGGTTTACGCGACAAAACAGTCGAATTTGAACCTTATGAACATATAGATAGTATGATTAAATCTTTAATTGATGAAACTAATCCATCATTGATTATTTCATTTTACCCTGGTTACGCTGTACATCCTGATCATGAAGCAACTGCCGATGCAGTGATTAGAACTGTTGAACGCATGCCTGAAGAAGAACGTCCACGTTTAACTTTGGTTGCTTTTAGTAATGATGCTACAGACGCATTAGGCGAACCTGATATTCAAAATGATATTACAGATTTTAAAGACCTAAAAATTAAAGCATTTGAAGCACATGCTTCACAAACAGGTCCATTTTTAAAACAATTAGCAAGTCCTGAAATCGATGGTAAACAGCACAGCTTTTTAACTGTCGAACCATATTGGACATATCACTTTAAATCTTAA
- a CDS encoding YojF family protein, with product MLEPIKEQEVLELLASYEHKPVYLHVETTNGAYANHFDQRVFNAGTFLRNIQVTYTHAQLKGGNKEPYRIGLKLSNGGWVYVQGLTHFEVNEHDEFLIAGFNYEGQLAAALEISEQPFNL from the coding sequence GTGTTGGAACCAATTAAAGAACAAGAAGTTTTAGAATTACTTGCTTCTTATGAACATAAACCTGTGTATCTACATGTTGAAACGACAAATGGTGCCTATGCGAACCATTTCGATCAACGTGTTTTTAATGCTGGTACTTTTTTAAGAAATATTCAAGTAACATATACACATGCTCAGTTAAAAGGTGGCAATAAAGAACCTTATCGCATTGGTCTTAAACTATCAAATGGTGGCTGGGTTTATGTACAAGGTCTAACGCATTTTGAAGTTAACGAGCATGATGAATTTTTAATTGCAGGTTTTAATTATGAAGGTCAACTCGCTGCAGCGCTTGAAATTAGCGAGCAACCATTTAATTTATAG
- the nagB gene encoding glucosamine-6-phosphate deaminase, with product MKVLNLGSKEQASFYVACELYKEMAFNQDCTLGLATGGTMTDLYHQLVKLLNKNQLNVDHVTTFNLDEYVGLSSAHPQSYHNYMDEMLIKQYPYFNKNNIHIPNGDANDMNVEVTRYNNLLAQQGERDIQILGIGENGHIGFNEPGTPFDSITHIVDLTESTIKANSRYFKNENDVPKQAISMGLANILQAKRIILLAFGEKKRAAITHLLNQEISIDVPATLLHKHPNVEIYLDDEACPKNVAKIHVDEMN from the coding sequence ATGAAAGTATTAAACTTAGGATCAAAAGAACAAGCATCATTTTACGTTGCATGTGAATTATATAAAGAAATGGCTTTTAATCAAGATTGTACACTCGGATTAGCAACGGGTGGAACAATGACAGATTTATATCATCAACTCGTTAAACTTTTAAATAAAAATCAACTTAATGTAGATCATGTAACTACATTTAATTTAGATGAATATGTAGGTTTGTCCTCAGCGCATCCTCAAAGTTATCACAATTATATGGATGAAATGCTTATTAAACAATATCCATATTTTAATAAGAACAACATACACATTCCAAATGGTGATGCGAATGATATGAATGTGGAAGTGACAAGGTACAATAATCTTTTAGCTCAGCAAGGTGAACGTGACATTCAAATTTTAGGTATTGGTGAAAATGGACATATCGGATTTAATGAACCGGGGACGCCATTTGATAGTATTACACATATAGTTGATTTGACTGAGAGCACAATTAAGGCTAATAGTCGATATTTTAAAAATGAAAATGATGTTCCGAAACAAGCCATTTCGATGGGACTCGCAAATATTTTGCAAGCAAAACGTATCATTTTACTCGCATTTGGTGAAAAGAAACGTGCAGCTATTACACATTTATTAAATCAAGAAATTTCTATTGATGTACCAGCCACATTACTTCACAAACACCCGAATGTTGAGATATATTTAGACGACGAAGCTTGTCCTAAAAATGTTGCGAAAATTCATGTTGACGAAATGAATTGA
- the hxlA gene encoding 3-hexulose-6-phosphate synthase, protein MELQLAIDLLNKEEAAKLANKVKDYVDIVEIGTPIIYNEGLPAVKHMADNIDNVKVLADMKIMDAADYEVSQAIKFGADVITILGVAEDASIKAAIEEAHKNNKQLLVDMIAVQDLEKRAKELDEMGADYIAVHTGYDLQAEGQSPLESLRTVKSVIKNSKVAVAGGIKPDTIKTIVAENPDLVIVGGGIANADDPVEAAKQCRAAIEGK, encoded by the coding sequence GTGGAATTACAATTAGCAATTGATTTATTAAACAAAGAAGAAGCGGCTAAGTTAGCAAATAAAGTAAAAGATTATGTGGATATTGTAGAAATCGGTACACCAATCATTTATAACGAAGGTTTACCAGCAGTTAAACATATGGCAGACAATATCGATAATGTAAAAGTATTAGCTGACATGAAAATTATGGATGCCGCTGATTATGAAGTGAGCCAAGCAATTAAATTTGGTGCTGATGTAATTACAATTTTAGGTGTTGCAGAAGATGCATCAATTAAAGCAGCCATTGAAGAAGCACATAAAAATAATAAACAATTACTAGTTGATATGATTGCAGTTCAAGACTTGGAAAAACGTGCAAAAGAACTAGATGAAATGGGTGCTGACTATATTGCAGTACACACTGGTTACGATTTACAAGCTGAAGGTCAATCTCCTCTAGAAAGTTTAAGAACTGTTAAATCAGTAATTAAAAATTCAAAAGTTGCAGTAGCTGGTGGTATTAAACCAGATACAATTAAAACGATTGTTGCTGAAAACCCTGACCTTGTCATTGTAGGTGGCGGAATCGCAAATGCGGACGATCCAGTTGAAGCAGCAAAACAATGTCGCGCGGCTATTGAAGGTAAATAA
- the hxlB gene encoding 6-phospho-3-hexuloisomerase, with protein sequence MAKFSNYHLILDELTTTLSHVETDEFSVFANKILNANQIFVAGKGRSGFVANSFAMRLNQLGKLAHVVGESTTPAIKRDDLFVIISGSGSTEHLRLLADKAKSVGANIVLITTKEDSAIGKLANTKVVLPAGTKYDEQGSAQPLGSLFEQASQLFLDSVVMGLMTELDVSEQTMQQNHANLE encoded by the coding sequence ATGGCTAAATTTAGTAACTATCATCTAATTCTTGATGAATTAACGACAACGTTATCTCATGTGGAAACGGATGAATTTTCAGTTTTTGCTAATAAAATATTAAATGCAAATCAAATTTTTGTTGCTGGTAAAGGTCGTTCGGGATTCGTAGCTAATAGTTTTGCAATGCGTTTAAATCAACTAGGTAAACTAGCGCATGTAGTTGGTGAATCAACGACACCTGCAATTAAGCGTGATGATTTATTCGTAATCATTTCAGGTTCAGGTTCAACAGAACATTTGAGATTACTAGCTGACAAAGCAAAATCTGTAGGTGCTAATATTGTATTAATTACTACGAAAGAAGATTCTGCAATTGGTAAATTGGCTAACACAAAAGTTGTTTTGCCAGCAGGAACGAAGTATGACGAACAAGGTTCAGCACAACCATTAGGAAGCTTGTTTGAACAAGCATCACAATTATTTTTGGATAGTGTCGTGATGGGTTTAATGACTGAGTTGGATGTGTCAGAACAAACGATGCAACAGAATCATGCTAATTTAGAATAA